A genomic segment from Roseibium algicola encodes:
- the upp gene encoding uracil phosphoribosyltransferase: protein MSGATVISHPLVQHKLSIMRDKGTSTQGFRRLLREISTLLCYEVTRDLPLVYQTIETPLAEMQAPTLAGKKLVFASVLRAGNGLLEGMLDLVPSARVAHIGLYRDPQTLQPVEYYFKAPEDLNERLVIVVDPMLATANSAIAAVQKLKERGANNIRFLCLLAAPEGVKNFTENHPDVPVYTASIDEKLNEKGYIVPGLGDAGDRMYGTK, encoded by the coding sequence ATGTCCGGAGCCACTGTCATCAGCCACCCGCTGGTTCAGCACAAACTGAGCATCATGCGCGACAAGGGAACGTCCACCCAGGGGTTCCGGCGCTTGCTGCGGGAAATCTCCACGCTGCTCTGCTATGAGGTCACCCGCGACCTGCCGCTCGTCTACCAGACCATCGAGACGCCGCTTGCTGAAATGCAGGCACCGACCCTGGCCGGCAAGAAGCTGGTATTCGCTTCCGTTCTGCGTGCGGGCAACGGACTTCTGGAAGGTATGTTGGATCTGGTTCCGTCGGCGCGCGTGGCGCACATCGGCCTTTACCGCGATCCGCAGACCCTTCAGCCGGTGGAGTATTACTTCAAGGCTCCGGAAGACCTGAACGAGCGTCTGGTGATCGTGGTCGATCCGATGCTGGCTACCGCCAATTCGGCGATTGCAGCGGTTCAGAAGCTCAAGGAGCGCGGCGCCAACAACATCCGCTTCCTCTGCCTGCTCGCGGCACCTGAGGGCGTCAAGAATTTCACCGAGAACCACCCGGACGTGCCGGTCTACACCGCCTCCATCGACGAAAAGCTGAACGAGAAGGGCTATATCGTCCCGGGCCTTGGCGACGCCGGCGACCGCATGTACGGCACGAAGTAA
- a CDS encoding DUF1688 family protein: MTDTQPALSLFRPQHVREKAYELLKLATDGKLAHVEAVPDLLETALAKVLETTRENYPDFHIPPYGIWRNYEAGGIDRWGALANARGFETAEEMLAAAADLAILGTYMKTRHPEGWVFEDRMTETEATGQEASALAAFHMFAAGSFSGEMTDPYRVDAQTLVQMDRMELSEGLQWDAREDDDLLEAMQRHLKRFGEALALRPDLFGEGDETRPGRLAVRMAKESDGVVSARDLLDRVLESLCPLWDGGAGDGNMVYGDSFEHYQRGAVSERTVVPFHLAAQEMVYSLIEPLAWAGFEVSGLEALTPPADPAHAALFLDAGVLKILEPDTVLSAEAERDRMVEIRAVALALTDRLAELLRHELKVHQDQLPLTCILEGGTSRAGGIYLQGHPQEAKKLGHFMNPGSVFWLPFGA; the protein is encoded by the coding sequence ATGACCGATACCCAACCAGCCTTGTCCCTGTTCCGGCCGCAGCATGTTCGGGAAAAAGCCTATGAGCTTTTAAAGCTCGCCACAGATGGCAAACTCGCCCATGTCGAAGCGGTTCCGGACCTGCTCGAAACAGCCCTGGCCAAGGTGCTTGAAACAACTCGGGAAAATTATCCGGATTTTCACATTCCACCCTATGGCATCTGGCGGAATTACGAGGCCGGCGGCATCGACCGCTGGGGTGCGCTGGCAAATGCGCGCGGGTTTGAAACCGCCGAAGAAATGCTTGCCGCTGCAGCCGACCTTGCCATCCTGGGTACCTACATGAAAACCCGCCACCCCGAGGGCTGGGTTTTCGAGGACAGGATGACTGAGACCGAGGCGACCGGCCAGGAGGCTTCGGCACTGGCCGCCTTTCACATGTTCGCGGCAGGTTCCTTTTCCGGTGAAATGACCGATCCCTATCGCGTCGATGCGCAGACGCTCGTGCAGATGGACCGGATGGAACTCTCCGAAGGCCTGCAGTGGGACGCAAGGGAGGATGACGACCTGCTCGAGGCGATGCAGCGCCATCTGAAACGCTTCGGTGAAGCGCTTGCCCTGCGGCCGGATCTTTTCGGAGAAGGGGACGAGACCCGTCCAGGCCGTCTTGCAGTTCGGATGGCAAAGGAAAGCGATGGCGTGGTTTCGGCAAGGGATCTGCTCGACCGCGTGCTGGAATCGCTTTGTCCGCTGTGGGACGGCGGCGCTGGCGACGGCAACATGGTCTATGGCGACAGCTTCGAGCATTACCAGCGGGGTGCGGTTTCGGAGAGAACTGTTGTGCCGTTCCATCTGGCTGCCCAGGAGATGGTTTATTCACTGATCGAACCTCTTGCCTGGGCCGGGTTTGAAGTCTCCGGACTGGAGGCACTGACGCCGCCGGCCGATCCTGCCCACGCGGCCCTGTTCCTCGACGCCGGTGTCCTGAAAATTCTCGAGCCGGACACGGTGCTGTCAGCAGAGGCCGAACGCGACCGGATGGTCGAAATCCGCGCTGTGGCGCTTGCGCTCACCGACAGGCTGGCCGAACTGCTGCGGCACGAGCTCAAGGTTCATCAGGATCAATTGCCGCTCACCTGCATCCTGGAAGGCGGAACCAGCCGGGCTGGCGGCATTTATTTGCAAGGACACCCGCAGGAAGCGAAAAAACTCGGGCACTTCATGAACCCGGGGTCTGTTTTTTGGTTGCCGTTCGGGGCATAG
- a CDS encoding MFS transporter, giving the protein MSAVVSIAALLVGSGLLLLAGGLHGLLLPLAGLANGFSDASLGLLGTGWAVGYVSGCLAVPVIVKRVGHVRAFGALASLAGISVLLNLLFMDAAVWIVLRAITGFCFSGAAMIVESWLNERSTSETRGRIFGIYTMINLGATTAGQMLLTLGDPTGFFFFVLGSIIYSLSLLPTALSTAASPQPLTQARLDPKKLWRNSPIAVVAVFMVGISNGSFGTLGAVYGLRIGLDVPEIAIMMSLALLAGAVVQIPVGMLSDRLDRRLVLVGLAVTAMSFGSSLSFFGGTDPTLTVLLIAGFGGVVYSMYPVIVAHASDHAEPGDFLRISGGLLLIFGAGTMLGPLLASGLMTFTYPGALFQVTAAAHLSMMLFALWRMRQRASLPQEDKSDFVMAVSTAQITTPETVSLDPRTEVDETGGEI; this is encoded by the coding sequence ATGTCTGCCGTTGTCTCAATCGCTGCCCTTCTCGTCGGATCCGGACTGCTTTTGCTCGCCGGCGGCCTTCACGGCCTCCTGTTGCCGCTCGCCGGTCTCGCCAACGGCTTTTCCGATGCCTCGCTCGGTCTGCTCGGCACCGGCTGGGCAGTCGGCTACGTCAGCGGCTGTCTGGCCGTGCCGGTCATCGTGAAGCGTGTGGGCCATGTGCGGGCCTTCGGTGCGCTTGCCTCGCTGGCGGGCATCTCGGTTCTCCTGAACCTCCTGTTCATGGATGCCGCTGTCTGGATCGTGCTGCGGGCGATCACCGGCTTCTGCTTTTCCGGCGCTGCCATGATCGTGGAAAGCTGGCTGAACGAACGCTCGACCAGCGAAACGCGCGGGCGGATCTTCGGCATCTATACGATGATCAACCTGGGGGCAACGACCGCCGGACAGATGTTGCTGACGCTTGGCGATCCGACCGGCTTCTTCTTCTTCGTTCTCGGTTCGATCATCTACTCGCTCTCACTGCTGCCGACAGCGCTGTCCACCGCCGCATCGCCCCAGCCCCTGACACAGGCGCGGCTGGACCCGAAAAAACTCTGGCGCAATTCACCGATCGCAGTGGTCGCGGTTTTCATGGTCGGCATTTCAAACGGGTCCTTCGGCACCTTGGGTGCGGTTTATGGACTTCGCATCGGGTTGGACGTACCGGAGATTGCCATCATGATGAGTTTGGCGCTTTTGGCCGGCGCAGTGGTGCAGATCCCGGTCGGCATGCTGTCCGACAGGCTTGACCGGCGCCTTGTGCTGGTCGGTCTCGCCGTAACCGCCATGAGTTTCGGGTCCAGCCTGTCATTCTTCGGCGGCACCGATCCGACCCTCACGGTTCTTCTGATCGCAGGTTTCGGCGGCGTGGTCTATTCCATGTATCCGGTGATCGTCGCCCACGCGAGCGACCACGCAGAGCCAGGTGACTTTCTCAGGATCAGCGGCGGTCTTCTGCTTATCTTCGGGGCGGGTACAATGCTTGGACCGTTGCTCGCTTCGGGCTTGATGACCTTCACTTATCCGGGCGCACTCTTCCAGGTGACGGCGGCAGCGCATCTTTCCATGATGCTCTTTGCCCTCTGGCGCATGCGTCAGCGTGCTTCGCTTCCGCAGGAAGACAAGTCCGATTTCGTGATGGCGGTCTCGACCGCGCAGATTACGACCCCGGAAACGGTAAGCCTCGATCCGCGCACGGAAGTGGACGAAACCGGCGGGGAAATCTGA